ccatatggaggacccaggttcgattcctgggacctcctggtagaaaaagaaaaaaagcatcccAGACCTGCGCGGAGAGGTGCAAGGCCCTCCACGCGGCATGGAGAGGCCCCAAAAAGACAAAGATacaaccagacagaaaacaaaaaccccGGCTCTCCCACAAACTGCATGACCTTGGCCAAGCCACTTTACCTGCGTGCCTTAGTCTCCCCCACTGCAAAACAGGGATGAGAACGCGGACTTTCCCTGGTTGTAACGTGCTCAGATGTCAGTTCTTGCCATACAGCAAAAATGAAGTGCTTATGAAAAATCAGTTTCACATGCACAGAATATCCCAGGAGACCCAAAAACCATGTCATGGTGTTTGCCTCCGTGGAGAGGCAGGGTGGGAAGGCTGACTTTTGTATCTTTAACTAAGTTTTATACCTTGAACATGGTTACTATTCacaaaaactaaattaaatttaaaattttcagaaagGTACATGCTCCTTGGCAGAGACGTCTGGCCTCTTGGAGCATGTAAGAGCAATCCTTTCAAGCTGAACAGCACCGCGGTGTATTGATGGATACTGACGTAGAATAGACTCCAAGCCACATTTAAGtgcaaaaagcaaaaagcaaggAGCAGCATACGTGTCTACTAGTCTGTCATTTGAGAAACATGTTTTAGAAGCGTTTTTTCCTCCTGGGCCCTTTTGCCAAACAGTTTGTAAATTTAtactaatttttcatttcaaatttaacaCCATGGAGTGTTTTCCTTAACTTTTTCAGCTGTGTATTTGCATCTGTTTTTCCTCTGAGGCAGAAAAAATCCTGCTTCCTATCaacaggtttttttaaaaaattgaataatcCTTCAGTATCTATTAGTTTCAATATTATCGCCACCCATGAAGCTATGGGATTAAGTTCAGGATTTACCtgcagttttttgttgttctttgaaTACATGACTCTAAGGATACATAGTTGACAATGAACTTAGAAAAATTTCTCTTGGAGGTGATGTTACCAATGAGATCTCTAGTCTCAATGTtggtattttttccttaaattttatttatttttgactaCACTGAACATTTACAGTGATTAAGATGCAAcccaaaatgtggcaaaatgttgaaattgGTGGACCTGGATATCTGGGGTGGTGGCGGGACAGCACagtggaattctctgtatggggtttatattattttcgTAACTGTCCTGTAGGTTGATGTCAGAATTAAAAGTTTAAGGGGCCGGGGAGTCAACCCATATGACAAGAAAATGTCTTGCTCCAATTCTGTCCCCTCTACCCAAGTCCTTCCTGCTCTCTGAGCCAGAATCTTTTTCCCCATTTCTGATGTAGAATCTTTCCAGTATTTGCTTTTGTGAAAAGCAGCAAATTCGCCTGCCCGCTCTCTTGGCCTCCTCGCTTCTGCTATGGGAGGGCAGCTTCCCGTCCACACAGCTCCTCACTGGCCCTTTTCACCTTCTTCAGGCTGCCGGGTCCCGGGCAGTGCAGAAAGGCCAGATCCACACACCCTCCCTTGATAAGAGAGccggtttgtttgtttgtttgtttgtcctgCCAAATCTTGGTGCTGGGGTCATGTTTTCAACCATTCTGTATGTATTGTTCAAAATGCACCACagaggaaaaataatatatacataaaatggtacttgctggtattctactatagaattattgtgagtctagcaatggaagaaactgtatcattggtgtggagacagtggctgcaggagttctggggacagggagagggaaaaagaggtgagatgtgggggcattttcaggacttggagttgtcctgaatgatattgcagggacagatgctgggcattgtatatcctgccataacccactgaatggactgggggagagtgtcaactacaatgtaaactctaatccatgcggtgcagcagtgctccaaaatatattcacccaatgcaatgaatgtgccacgatgaggaaagaggttgttcatgtaagaggagaggtggggtggggagtggggtatgtgggaacctcttatatttttcagtgtaacgtttttgatatttatgtatctttaaaaaaaaaaagaagggatgtATGTGCAAAAAaagaggatatttttaaaatctgcttgCGAATGCACAGGCTCTCTTAGGAGGAAGAACTGGGGTGCTGGAAAGGACAGTCCCGTCTGGCTGAAGGGGCCGGGGTAGGCGAGTCGGGCCATTCGCTGCGTGATTTTTTGGGGGTGCTCCTTGGCGTTTGCAACCACACAGAAGGGAAGGAGCGCCCGGGCAGGCCGTGCGGGGACTGGTGGCCTCTGGCGTGGTCAGGGGCCGCGTACCTGGTAGACGGTGAGCTTGGCGCTGAGGTCGGGCTCCACGTGCCGCAGGCCCAGCCTGGCCAGGTCCACGGGGTCCTGGGGCAGGTCCCGGGGCACGGGGAAGGGGTTGACGTTCTGGAAGCGGGAGAACCACAGCCGCATGCGCACGTACTTGAGCATGGGGTAGCTGCGGCGGCCAAATATCTGCGTCAGCAGGAACTCGGTCTCCTTGTTGGGCATCACCCCTGCAGcccggggagggaggggcaagacAGAGGGACGGGGGGGCGCGGGGAGGCAGGCATGAGCAGGGGGAATCAGAGAGCAGgcaaggagggaggagaggatggggagGACGAGGAGAAAATGAGCCAGCGGGAGGCGGGGAAGGGACGCCAGACagaaggaggtggaggaggagcagGACGAGAGGGAACCGGGAATCAGAGCCGCGGCGGGGCCCGCCGGCCTCACCGTGGTTCTCCATCTGCTCCAGCACGGCCACCCCGCACTCCTGCTGCCGCGGGTAGTGCAGGAACATGCGCTGGATGATGCTGCGCGGCTGGAACACCTCCTTGGGGAAGACGTCGAGCAGCAGGTTGTAGACGGCCAGGTCGCGCTCCACGCCATAGGCCCGCATCTTGCGCAGGGCCAGGTAGATGAAGTCCACGTGGCCCCGCCTGCGCACGCTCTGCTGCTCGAAGTGCCGCAGGGCCCGCACGAAGCCCGCCTTGTCCCGCCGCCCGTCGGGCGCCGCCGCAAACAGCTCCTCATagagggccagggcccctgctGGCCTCCGCGGGGgtggcggggggcgcggggccagCGTGGACTCGGAGGTGCGGGCGGCTGCGCCGCAGTGGAGGCCCCGTGGGGCTGGCGGGGACACCtggcaggaggagaggagagagatggcTGGAGGCTGGCCCCCAGCGTGCGGCCAGGGTGGCGCCTGGCGGCGAGCGGTGCCAGTGGGCATCCCCAGGGAAGGCTGAGGCTGCGCTCGCAAACCCAAGACCAGGCGCCACTGCAAAGTGATAAAACCCGATGCTGGCGCCGCTGTGGGGAAACGGACACTGTCGGCCACTGCTGAGGGAGGTGGTAAAACCTCCACGGAGCCAATAAGGCATTATTCTCAACAATTGCAAATGCCCCCTGGCCCGGGGAGCCCACATCTGGATGTTTAAATGTGACAGCTACAAGCACACGtgtgccaaatgccttttctgggaAGTTATCCACAGCAGCAGTGGAGCTGGCCCAATGCCCCTCAGCAAGGAAGTGGATGAGAAAGCTCTGCAGCTGTAAAACAGACTGAGACGGGTTTTATTGTGTGTGATCCCAAGGAATAAGCTCCAAGGTATGTTATTAAGTGGAAGAAAGTATGGTGAAAACACATGTGGGAAGCgcatttggctcagtggatagagcatccgcctaccacatgggaggtccagagttcaaacccagggcctccttgacccgtgtagagctggcccatgcgcagtgctgatgcgcgcaaggagtgccctgccacgcaggggtgtcccccgcataggggagccccatgcgcaaagagtgctccccataaggagagccacccagcacgagaaaagcgcagcctgcccaagaatggtgccacacacacgagagctgacgcagcaagatgacgcaacaaaaagaaacacagattcccggtgccactgacaagaatacaagcagacacagaagaacacacagcgaatggacacagagagcagacaactgggggcggggggaaggggagggaaataaataaaaaataaatcttaaaaaaaagtgtagATTCCTGtttgtataaaagaaaaaaatctatagtTGATCCTAATTATTTGCAGGTACTATATTTGCCAGATTGCCTACCTGCTAAAATTGATCTGTGACCCGTAATCAACACGGTACTTTCGTGGTCCTCCTTGGACACGTGAAAAATCTGCCACCCGAGGGACATTTCCAGTTAAAGTGGACAAGGCCACACTCTGCCTTCCTGGTTCAACTTGCATACTGTAAACGAGCGTCCTTTTGCAGTGTATCCAGCACCACGTTTTCCGGGGCTTTTTGTCGGGGCTTTCGCTGTTAACAGTGGCCCCCAGGTGTAGTGCTGAAGTGCCGTCTAGTGTTCCTAAACACAGGAAGACTGGGATGTGCCTATGCACGCGTCAGGTGAGCTTCCTTCAGGAAGGAATTGCAGCGCTGGTGGGTGTGAGTTCAGCGATACTGAATCAGCAGTGTTTACTGAGTAAGGTGGCCTTAAACAGAAACACACGTCAAACAAGGGTACGTACTGACGGTCTGATGAAAAGGTCGTGGCCAAAAGCTCACGAGAACCTAACCCTGTATTTCCCTTCGCAGCCTTGGTTCATTCCGGACTCGCGGCAACTTCAGAGAACACAACTACCTGAATAAAGAGAATCaactctttataatttttttttttttgcttgcatAGGTACAGAGTAACTCTGGAGGAAATATAATCAGCAGGTGATGCCTCTTGCATCCAGAGAGGGTGGACAAGAGAGGGGCAGGCCCTTGCCACCATGCAGCCTCTGAACTTTCTGAAGTCCAAACTACATTGCCCCATAGCATTAACTGTGTTGCCGCTTCCACAGGTAAGATTTAAAACTgggaatttaaaaaaggaaagaaaagaaaacacagatctTGGACTCGGCGGGAGTCTTGGCTTTCTCAGCCAAGCCATGTTCCTACATTCCACTTTCCTGCTCGGGAatcagtttccccagctgtgaTGGTGTCACTGCCCTTAGGGCACGGAGACCTTGCTTCCATGAGCAGGGACAAAGCAGGCTGCTGGGAGCAGGTGCAATCCCTCTGGCACAGAAGCTGACAAACCAGGAGGTCCTCAGGCCAAATCTAGCCttgtgtaaataaaatttaactggAGCACAGTTCAGCTCATTCATTTACAGATTGCCTGAGGCAACTTTTTTGTTGCTACAGGTGAGTCCTTCTGATGGAGATCTTGTGGCCCAGGGCAAAGCTGAAAATAGCTACTCTTTGTGCCTTTAAGAGGAAGTttggggaagtgggtgtggctcaagagactgggctcccgcctaccacatgggaagtctgtggttcggttctcggtgcctcctaaagcagacagcgagctggcatgacgggcaggtccagcaaagctgacacaacgagataaTGTAGTgagagagacaagaagaaaaacataatgagagacacaacaaagcagggagcagaggttcccagtgcctcctaaaagaggacGAGCAGGACGGCAAGCTGGCACGAAGGGCAGACAcggcaagctgatgtgacaagatgacacaacaagagacacaagaggagaagcataacgagagacacaacaaagagcagggaacggaggtggcttaagcaattaggcacctccctcccacatcagaggccccaggttcagttcctggtgcctcctaaagaaacaaggaagatgaacagacacagcaaaggcaaatgacgaaggggtggggagaaagaaagaaataaaataaatcttaaaaaaaaaaaaagaggaagtttGCCGACCCCAGCTCTAGACAGTCCATGGACATCTTAGATTTCTTATCTTACTTAAGTGGACGGTTTTGAATGGGCTGGTTTACTCATAAGGCCTTGTCAAAAATGTGTAGCTAATGAGGGCTAAGAGTCACCGACTAGTCTCACCTTCCGGGCACTGTTGAGGACCCCAAGAGCGTGAGACTCATTTCATCTTTACGACTGCACTTGAGGGAGTGCTCGCACTGTGCCCgctttacagacgaggaaactggGGCCCGGGGGGTTGACGTGGGGTGTCTAGTGGGAgctgggaacctctgctctcaGTCCCTCTGCTTGCAGGCAATGTACTGCTTACGCTGGGGTGAGCTCACCCAATGTACTGCTTTTAGTTAGGGTGCAGTCagaaagggggggagggaagcggatgtggctcaacggatagagcctccgccgaccacatgggaggtccagggttcaaaccccgggcctcctgacccgtgtggagctggcccatgtgcagtgctgatgcgcgcaaggagtgccctgccacgcaggggtgtcccccgcgtaggggagccccatgtgcaaggagtgcgccccataaggagagccgccctgtgtgaaaaaagcacagcccgcccaggagtggcgccacacacatggatggAGTGCTgccacaacaggatgacgcaacaaaaagagacacagattcccagtgccgctgacaagaatgcaagcggtcacagaagaacacacagcaaatggacacagagagcagacaactgtggggggggggcggggggcggggagagggaagaaaaaaagaactaccctattttaaaaaaggggggggggaaggggcgcGTGGACTTGAAGTGAAGTTTTGGGCAACTGATACAGCAGGTGGGATGGGCATAGGGCAAAAATCAGAAAAGGAAGCTCTGGAATGCTCCAAAGTGGGTGGACACGACCCACGAGATGGTGTGAATGAAACGGCTACCGCAGGGGTGGACCCAGAGTAAATCTCACGCAAGGAGCTCCTCAGTCAGGGTCACCTCTGAAGCTGGGGGCCTTCGACGGGCCCTCGGAGTGGACAGGTTGGCCCAGACCCCGGAGCCGGCTTGATCGGAAGGGGTGGACCGTGAACGCCAGGCCCTCCTCCCACAGCCCACCCCAGCTGCCCGTTACCTGAGAGAGGCGGCTCCCAGCGAGGGCGGCCCCGCAGACGCCGCCCCAGCCCCTCGAGAGGCCCCGGGCCAGCAGGCTGGACGGCCCCCAGCTCATGGCTTGGCTTGTCAAGACGACCACCTGGCCAGGAGAAAGGACAGGGCGTCGGCCTGGCACCCCCCCGCTGCTCACCGCGACAAGACCCCCCAGGGGCAAGAGGCCCCGTTCCACACTGCGCGGCTCACCCACCCCGCAATTCTCGGTGGCCTGGGTTCCTCGTCCCGAAACGGGCCTCCGATGACAGCTAAAATTGGGGGTCCCTGCTCTGCTGGACCAAACCCTTCACTTTCTTGAGGAATTTGCTCCTGCAGCGGTCCCCCCACTCTACTGGCTCCttcttattgttgttgttgttatttttttaagattttactcatcccccccttgttgtttgcgctcgctgtctgctccgtgtccttttgctgtgtgctctctgtgtctgttcgtcttctcttctctcattgactttcctcttttgtgtttctctcattgcatcagcttgttgcacctGCCCACCACGCTGGCTCGCCTTCTCCAGAAGTACCaggaagtgaacctgggacctcccatgtggtaggcaggagcccaatcacttgagccacatccgcttccctcttattgtttttaacagctttattcacAACCAGCCCACCCTTTTCAGGTGTACAGCTTAATGGTTTTTAGCATACTTAGAGTGGGCAACCATCACCACGATCTAATTAGTCATATTTCTGTCCTCCCCCAAAAGGATATCTCTGTACCCATTAGCTGTCACTCCCCaatcctccctccccctccccccaccccggcaaCCACTCATCCCCTCCTGGTGTCTACAGATTTGTATATTCTGGGCATTTGCATAAACGGAATCAGACAACATGTGCTTTTTGTGACgggcttctttcccttagcatgttttcaaggttatcTGAGCTGTAGCGTGGATCAAACCCTTATTCCTTCTCACTGCAGGAAAAAGAAATCGTCTTTTGTACAGCTAGAGCCACACTTTATTTATGCACTCCTCAACTGAGGGATCTCTGAGTTGTTTCCACTTGCTGGCTCTAATGAATAAAGCAGCTAAGAACATTCCTGGGTAAGTTTTCATGGGAACATATGTTTACACTCCTCTTGGGTATATTCTTAGCAGTGTAACGGCTGGGACATATGGTAACTACGTGTAACATtttgaggacctgccaaactgttttccaaagtggctggaccattttacattcccaccagcaatgtagaCAGgatccaatttctccacatcctctccgagAGGTTGAGCATCTCTCGTGCTTTTTGGCCATCTGTAtctattctttggagaagtgtctattctgagtctgtgtccatttttaaaattgggctatttttcttttcatcattgagttgtaagacttctttatatattctgaaccCTAGATCCTTAAATTCTGTAAACCCTTTCTCCCCTTCAGTGtgggtgttttgttttgggtACCAGACATGGAATCCCGGACCTTATACATATGAAGCAGGCACTTGGCCCCtgagcgacatctgctccccaatgagagaggtggttttttcgtttgtttttagggggtaccagggaGCAAaccatggaaagcaggtgctcgaccactgagctacctccactcccctaGGTGGGTTATCTTTTCACCTTTTCATGGTACTGTTTGCAGCACAAGTGTTTAACTTTGATGACATTGAATTTATCCGTTTTTCCTCATGTAGCTGTGTTTTTGGTGTTGTACCTAAGAAAGCACTGGCTAAGCCAATGTCACAAAGATTTACCCCTCTGTTTCCTTTTAAGACTTCTATCATTTTAGTTCTCAAATTTAGTTctcaaaatttaattaattttgaatttttatttttttctaaaattttttaggaggtgctgggaattgaacctgagatCTCGTATGTATGAAGTgcgcacttaaccactgagcgaAAACTTTTCTgcaattttgaattaatttttgtaagagatgtgagggtgtagcagtttgatattggtgatgaattgaaaaagaaatattggattatcctctgggcatattagattatattggattcataggtttacttgattaattatgtaaacctcttgtgccagtagggcatggcatggcatggcaaaggacggagttaagggtttttgatgttggaatttgatgctgaagccttaagctggagccctgggaagagaggaacccaggaagcctgagccctggcagacgttggcagccatcctgctccaacacgtggaaatatcctttggtgaggaaagtaacttatggcctggtatctgcaagctcctaccccaaataaataccctttatgaaaaccaaccaatttctggtattttgcatcagcactcctttggctaatacaaaggGGATCAGCTTTATTCTTGCATGTCAATATCAGCTGTCCCAGCACCATTGGTTGTAAAGACTAATCATTCCCCATTCAATTGTCTTGGCGCAACTGACCTTTGCCTGAGTATTGCTCTGTCTTCTAGACCTTATGCCAGTACCTCCCTGTCTTGATTATGGTTGCTTTGTAGTCAGTTTTgcaatcaggaagtgtgaattgtccaactttgttctttttcaagatgttttggctattctggctCCCTTGCATTTCCTACTCAATTTTCccatcagcttgtcaatttcctTGTCAATTTCAGCAAGGTGGACAGGTGGGATTCTGATAAGCACCTGATGACTCTGGAGTTCGGTTTGGGAGGTACTCCCATCTTAATTAAGTCTTCTGACCCACGAACATTATTAGGATGGCTCTCTAATAACATAGATCTTAATTTACAATGGTTTGTGTAGCTTTCAGTGAACAAGACTTGtactttttttgttaaatttatgcTTAAGTATTTATTCTTTATgaagctattataaatggaaacgTTCTCTTAGTTTTATTTTCACATTGTTTTAGGTGTAtggaaatacaatttatttttatgttatcgtctctcctgcaaccttgctgaatGCATTTGTTAGTTCTAATCATTTTTTTGTCAATGCCTTAAGATTTTCTGTAGAAAAGATTTTCTATAGAAAAgacatgttatctgcaaatagtttcccttcttcctttccaatctggaagtcttcaatttcttttcttttctcccattcctaAATTGTGGAGTGTTTTATCATGAAAGCGTGatttttctgcatcgattgatgatcatatggtttttgttctttattctatTCCTGTGGTGACTAAAGGCTTTTTGCATCTACATGATTAAGAGATACTGGTCTTTAGTTTTCTTGTgacatcttttttgttttgttttaaggaggtaccaggattgaacccaggacctcatacacgggaagcaggtgctcaaccactgagccacatctgcccctcTGTTTAGTTTTGGTATCAGGACAATCccggcctcatagaatgagttggaaaATGTCTTGATCATTCTTGTCACCATTAAACCAGCTCTAGCCTCTCCCATCTGGACCCCCAAGTCCCACTCCAGCCTCTGTTCAATACCTCTACTCCCTTTAGAGCAAAGCTTCTCCCAAGAGGTGTCACACATGACAGCGCCTCCCTCACTCTCAACTGGCCCAGCCATTCCACTGAAACTGCTCTTGTAAGGGTACCCACCCCACCTGTGTTCTCTATCTTACAAAGCCAGTGCTTCCTTTTCAGGCCTCACCTGGCTCAATTTCTCAGTAGAAAATGttttgcctccctccctccctgcctctctttGAAAACACCCgctgggttttcttttttgttttaaagatttatttttttaaaaatttattcccctctcccctcctctcagttgtctgttctctgtgtccattcactgtgtgttcttctgtgtctgcttctatccttatcagcggcaccgggaatctgtgtttctttttgttgcgtcatcttgttgtgtcacctctccctgtgtgcagtgccattcctggcaggctgcacttctttcacgctgggcggctctccttatggggtgcactccttgcacgtggggctcccctatgcgggggacacccctgcgtggcacggcactccttgcacacatcagcacagcacgtgggccagctccacacgggtcaggaggcccggggtttgaaccttggacctcccatgtggtaggcggacgccctaaccactgagccaagtccgcttccctgggttTTCCTCCTAGCTCCCAGGCTTCTGTTGCTCAGCCAGTCGGCACGATCCCGTTTCTTCCCACTTCCTTCTCAGGTTGTCAAGGCTGGACAACTTGACGGCGCTCTGCATCACCCGGATCTGATTAAAATGCCGATTCCGATTCCCCAGGCCTGGGGCACGATTCTGGACCCCTGAGCAGCTCCTGGGTGACGCTGCTGCTGCCAGGCTGGGGGCCGTGCCTCAAGTGACCAGGCTGCCGAGGGGCCCCCATTCTGAGCTGCCCTGGCTGCTTTCCTGTGGGGTCACGGCACATGCTCCCCACTTCTCTAGGGTTTGCAGCTCTAGTGGTTCCCAACCTTTGCTCATGTAGAATCATCAAGGGAGGTTTTAAAAATCCCCATGCCCTGGCTACAATTCAgatcaattaaatcagaatattGGGGGGGCGGGGCGCATTAGCATTTTTAAAGCACCCCAATGACTCTAATATGCAGCTACGATTAAGAACCACTGTTctgggaagtagatatggctcaagcaatggcatcctgcctaccacatgggaggtcctgggtttggttcccaggtgCCTTCTAATGAAAACAAGGGGgcacggacttggcccagtggttagggcgtccgcctaccacacgggaggtccgcggttcaaaccccaggcctccttgacccgtgtggagctggcccatgcgcagtgctgatgcacgccaaggagtgccctgccacgcaggggtgtcccccgcataggggagccccacacgcaaggagtgcgccccatagggagagccacccagtgtgaaagaaagcgcaaCCTGTCcaagaatgacgccgcacacacggagagctgacacagcaagatgacccaacaaaaagaaacagattcccggtgccgctgataaggatagaagcggtcacagaagaacacacagcaaatggacacagagagcagacaactgggggcgggtggggggaaagaaataaataaaaaataaagaaaatgagcccacaatgaacagacactgcacatgcaaacaacgagggggtggggagaaataaattaaatcttaaaaaagaagcgAAACAAAATCACTGTTACTGTTCTAAACTTTCCCTCCTCAAAGTGTACCCCAGGGGCCAGCAGCAGCAACATTACCTGGGCACTGATTGCAAATGGAAAATCTTGGTCCTAACCCCAACCTGCCTAATCAGAACGGGCACTGCAGCAAGGGCCCAGGTGTCTCCCATGTCCATTCAAGTCTGAGCCGCACTCCCAAATGTTTCTCTCCCACACCAGCTCTGAGCTCCAGCCTCAATACCTAACTGCCACGTTGGTGTATATCCAGCCACCCCGAGCATAACTTGCTCCAGACTGACCCCTGCTTTTAAACTTGTTCCTCCCCAGCTCAGCTTATGGCCCCACCATTCCTGGTGTTCAGATCACAAACAGTTCCAAGTTCACTACGTCCCTCGCTCCCCCATGCAGTACATCAACAAGGGCTGCAGATTATTTCCAAACGGATCCCAGATGCAACCATTTCTCTCCATCCCAAATCATCACCTCTCCCCTGGACATCTACCCAGCCTCTCACTTCTAAGCCTTCCACTACCGTCAGTCCTGTGTCCCCACCGTGGCCACAGGGGACTTTTAAAAA
This genomic interval from Dasypus novemcinctus isolate mDasNov1 chromosome 30, mDasNov1.1.hap2, whole genome shotgun sequence contains the following:
- the ECSIT gene encoding evolutionarily conserved signaling intermediate in Toll pathway, mitochondrial; the encoded protein is MSWGPSSLLARGLSRGWGGVCGAALAGSRLSQVSPPAPRGLHCGAAARTSESTLAPRPPPPPRRPAGALALYEELFAAAPDGRRDKAGFVRALRHFEQQSVRRRGHVDFIYLALRKMRAYGVERDLAVYNLLLDVFPKEVFQPRSIIQRMFLHYPRQQECGVAVLEQMENHGVMPNKETEFLLTQIFGRRSYPMLKYVRMRLWFSRFQNVNPFPVPRDLPQDPVDLARLGLRHVEPDLSAKLTVYQMPSSKDWTGAADASQPHIVGIQSPDQQAALARHDPARPIFVEGPFSLWLRNQCVYYHILRADLLPPEEREVQEIPEEWNLYYPMQLDLEYGRSSWDDYQFDIDEVEEGPVFAMCMAGAHDQATLAKWIQGLQETNPALARIPVVFRLAASTGELLAASPGPAEPPQGQAAGEDDLQRQERGQS